Proteins co-encoded in one Montipora capricornis isolate CH-2021 chromosome 12, ASM3666992v2, whole genome shotgun sequence genomic window:
- the LOC138025416 gene encoding adenosine receptor A3-like: MALPVYDELCHNQEKAFAGSPVFAFSLHFALSVNMFLLFAGVVGNTLIVRIFHQVVSIHSSSRTLFYSLAASDLSVGVIVQPLNLVYLISNITGNRSLCKSTLPYLEVTGFAMCGVSLLTASEISVDRLLAFRLRLSYRQVVSLGRVRLVVVVTWLVSLVSGLTSLWNREAFNLLQIIGTFLAIVISTVSYGWIHHKLRQQKKHRKQRKVAWVEPSQVVSGVSSFSSIHYKKTLSTALWVYFVLISCYLPYMMVAVLWSVFGAQREVVICHAFALTLLYFNSAVNPVLYCLKIREVKERFKRLLSNASCN; the protein is encoded by the coding sequence ATGGCCCTGCCTGTCTATGATGAATTATGTCATAATCAGGAGAAAGCTTTTGCGGGTTCGCCAGTGTTTGCTTTTTCACTGCATTTTGCGTTGAGCGTGAATATGTTCTTGCTCTTTGCCGGCGTGGTAGGAAACACACTAATTGTGCGGATATTCCACCAGGTCGTCTCGATTCATTCCTCATCTCGAACACTGTTCTACTCGTTAGCGGCCAGCGATCTTTCTGTTGGAGTCATTGTTCAGCCGTTGAATCTCGTGTACTTGATATCGAACATTACGGGCAACAGATCTCTGTGTAAAAGTACCTTGCCTTACCTCGAGGTAACCGGATTCGCCATGTGTGGTGTGTCGTTGCTAACCGCCTCAGAAATCAGTGTAGACAGATTATTGGCGTTTCGCTTACGGCTTAGCTATCGACAAGTGGTTTCGCTTGGCCGAGTTCGCCTTGTCGTGGTTGTAACCTGGCTTGTCAGTTTAGTATCTGGTTTGACCAGCTTGTGGAACAGAGAAGCATTCAATCTGCTTCAGATAATTGGCACATTTCTTGCCATTGTCATTTCTACCGTTAGCTACGGCTGGATTCACCACAAACTTCGCCAACAGAAGAAACATCGAAAGCAAAGAAAAGTCGCTTGGGTCGAGCCAAGTCAGGTCGTCAGTGGAGTTAGCAGTTTTAGTAGCATACATTACAAGAAAACTCTGTCCACTGCGCTGTGGGTGTACTTTGTTTTGATATCGTGTTATTTGCCTTATATGATGGTAGCGGTCCTTTGGAGCGTTTTTGGCGCTCAAAGAGAGGTGGTCATCTGCCACGCCTTTGCTCTTACATTACTGTATTTTAACTCGGCTGTTAATCCTGTGTTATACTGTTTGAAAATAAGAGAGGTAAAGGAGAGATTCAAACGATTACTCAGTAATGCAAGCTGCAACTGA